Proteins encoded together in one Dehalococcoidia bacterium window:
- a CDS encoding quinone oxidoreductase yields the protein MKAVRFHEFGGPEVLKYEETETPVILNGELLVKVGASGVNFIDTYQRTGAYKVELPHIAGQEAAGEVIGVSDDVNGFDVGDHVAFTGTPFAYAEYMKVPAEKAVKLPPGVSDQEGAAILLQGMTAHYLANSTYPLQKGQTCLIHAAAGGVGLLLVQIAKMLGAQVIGTVSTEEKAELARSVGADEIILYTEKDFTSEVKRITGGEGLPVVFDSVGKTTFEGSLNCLGHRGYMVLYGQSSGRVDPVDPQILNAKGSLFLTRPSLNSYALSREEIEWRANDLFSWVESGKMKIHIDGVFHLSEAGEAHTRLEGRKTTGKVVLTP from the coding sequence ATGAAGGCTGTTAGGTTTCATGAATTTGGGGGGCCTGAAGTTCTAAAATACGAAGAAACGGAAACCCCTGTGATTTTGAATGGCGAACTCCTGGTAAAAGTTGGGGCTAGTGGAGTGAATTTTATCGATACGTACCAACGTACAGGGGCGTATAAGGTTGAATTACCCCATATTGCAGGGCAGGAGGCCGCAGGTGAAGTCATCGGAGTATCGGATGATGTTAATGGATTTGATGTAGGTGATCATGTTGCCTTCACAGGAACTCCTTTTGCTTATGCAGAATATATGAAAGTTCCTGCAGAAAAAGCAGTAAAATTACCACCTGGAGTTTCAGACCAGGAAGGGGCCGCTATCCTTCTTCAGGGTATGACTGCACATTATCTTGCAAATTCTACTTACCCATTACAAAAAGGGCAGACATGCCTTATCCATGCTGCCGCCGGCGGCGTTGGCTTGCTTCTAGTACAGATAGCAAAGATGCTTGGTGCTCAAGTCATTGGCACAGTTTCGACTGAAGAGAAAGCAGAATTAGCAAGGAGCGTCGGGGCAGATGAAATTATTCTTTATACAGAAAAAGATTTCACATCTGAAGTCAAACGAATAACAGGCGGAGAAGGCCTTCCTGTCGTATTCGATTCAGTGGGCAAAACTACTTTTGAGGGTAGTTTAAATTGCCTTGGTCATCGCGGATATATGGTTTTGTATGGCCAATCGAGTGGGCGAGTAGACCCGGTAGACCCTCAAATTCTTAACGCCAAGGGATCATTGTTTCTCACGAGGCCTTCGCTTAATAGCTACGCCCTTTCAAGAGAAGAGATTGAGTGGAGAGCGAATGATCTGTTTTCCTGGGTTGAGTCAGGCAAAATGAAAATCCACATTGATGGAGTTTTCCATCTTTCAGAAGCGGGCGAAGCACACACAAGATTAGAAGGTCGAAAGACGACTGGGAAAGTTGTTCTTACTCCTTAA
- a CDS encoding aldo/keto reductase: MKYRQLGNTDIQISEIGFGCGNTAGLMIWGSKAERIKSAEHAMDLGINYFDTAATYGQGRSEENLGPVLSELSSRPLVGSKVALQEEELADIPKFVRASVERSLSRLGLDYLDIVHLHNRVTVRRDPGKTLAIGALLDAEQMLGDSGIQETFEELKKEGKLRYYGFCAFGGDPAAYHEIADRGRFDSLLVFYNILNPSSDRFMPDNFTQHDYGQILSKASEKGIGTVILRVLEAGALSGDATPHELNQGGPSSDPSYAQNALRANALHFLKKDDSETLAQVAIRFALMNPKVSTVLVGFSELTQINEAVSCVGHEPFTQTQLEQLENLYTTDFGLA, translated from the coding sequence ATGAAATACAGACAGCTCGGTAACACTGATATCCAAATTTCAGAGATTGGTTTTGGATGCGGTAATACCGCAGGTTTAATGATCTGGGGCTCAAAAGCAGAGCGAATTAAATCCGCTGAGCACGCTATGGATCTCGGCATAAATTATTTTGATACCGCTGCGACTTATGGGCAGGGTAGGTCAGAAGAAAATTTAGGGCCGGTACTTTCAGAATTATCTAGCCGGCCATTAGTTGGATCCAAAGTCGCCCTTCAAGAAGAGGAATTAGCCGACATACCTAAGTTTGTTAGAGCGTCGGTAGAACGGAGTCTATCCCGATTGGGATTGGACTATCTTGACATAGTTCATTTGCATAACAGAGTCACAGTTCGCCGTGATCCAGGAAAAACTTTGGCTATAGGCGCCTTACTAGACGCAGAGCAAATGCTTGGTGATTCCGGGATCCAAGAAACTTTTGAAGAACTCAAAAAGGAAGGGAAGCTGCGTTATTACGGCTTTTGTGCATTTGGAGGTGATCCTGCTGCATACCATGAGATCGCAGATCGAGGAAGGTTTGATTCCCTTCTAGTTTTTTACAATATCTTGAACCCTTCATCTGATCGTTTCATGCCTGATAATTTTACACAACATGACTATGGGCAAATCTTAAGTAAAGCGTCTGAGAAAGGAATAGGAACAGTAATCTTAAGAGTGCTTGAGGCAGGTGCGCTATCGGGTGACGCTACTCCTCATGAATTGAATCAAGGCGGGCCAAGCTCTGACCCTTCCTACGCGCAAAATGCGTTAAGAGCAAATGCACTGCATTTCCTAAAGAAAGACGACTCCGAAACTCTGGCACAGGTTGCCATCAGGTTTGCCCTGATGAACCCTAAAGTCTCAACTGTGCTTGTTGGGTTTTCGGAGTTGACCCAAATAAACGAGGCTGTATCCTGCGTAGGGCACGAGCCGTTCACTCAAACTCAGCTAGAACAGCTGGAAAATCTTTATACGACCGATTTTGGATTGGCTTAA
- a CDS encoding amidohydrolase family protein — translation MKDGLRFVDSDMHVQEPGDLFEQYLDPSFKSRVTAPVNAKGNFQRYWTIDGIPSSMDGELQQYRKRGSKNVPQASGSTVTSVGQQLSASRSFGTGRLQFAIDRKYDNEAQLMAFPMEGIDIAVLFPTGCLSIMGRNNMDPSLSLALSQAYNNWMYDFSQRSPNQMKWVAMLPIHDVSLACQELKRCVNELGAVGSFIRPNLINGHYWHSNYWDPLYSLHEELNVAWCFHEGTGAWNSYFNTLYGENRFYRHVASHWIEMQQAMVAQIIGGVFEFFPNLRVGYLEANNSWAPGLLSRIEWDYVNYRDSHAPYLSLTPKEYFQRNCWASVEGSEPEIEATASLIGAENMAISTDYPHFDSSFPFVTTNLLSNVSRKTAQDILLGGAGLYGFNDDDFKKADASAAEIKLPSAAN, via the coding sequence ATGAAAGACGGGTTGCGATTTGTAGATAGTGATATGCACGTTCAAGAGCCAGGTGACTTATTTGAACAATATTTAGACCCTTCTTTCAAATCTAGAGTCACGGCCCCTGTCAATGCCAAGGGAAATTTTCAAAGATATTGGACTATCGACGGAATACCATCCTCAATGGACGGGGAGTTACAGCAGTACCGTAAGCGTGGTTCTAAAAACGTACCTCAAGCAAGCGGCTCAACAGTTACCTCGGTAGGCCAACAATTGTCTGCATCAAGGTCTTTTGGAACAGGTAGATTGCAGTTCGCGATAGATAGGAAGTACGACAACGAAGCTCAGCTTATGGCCTTTCCTATGGAAGGTATTGATATCGCAGTATTGTTCCCTACGGGCTGCTTAAGCATTATGGGAAGAAACAACATGGATCCATCGCTCTCATTAGCGTTATCACAAGCATATAACAATTGGATGTATGACTTTTCCCAGCGCAGCCCTAACCAAATGAAATGGGTTGCAATGCTGCCGATCCACGATGTTTCCCTTGCATGCCAAGAATTAAAACGATGCGTAAATGAGCTAGGCGCAGTTGGCTCTTTTATTAGGCCAAACCTTATAAATGGGCATTATTGGCATTCAAATTATTGGGACCCGCTTTACTCACTACACGAAGAATTGAATGTAGCCTGGTGTTTTCATGAAGGCACAGGAGCTTGGAATTCTTATTTCAACACCTTGTACGGAGAAAATCGATTCTACCGGCATGTAGCCAGTCACTGGATAGAAATGCAGCAAGCTATGGTGGCCCAGATAATAGGGGGAGTATTTGAATTCTTCCCCAATTTACGAGTTGGATATTTAGAGGCTAATAACTCTTGGGCGCCAGGCCTCCTCTCTCGAATTGAGTGGGATTACGTAAATTACCGGGACTCACATGCTCCGTATTTATCTTTAACTCCTAAGGAATATTTCCAAAGGAATTGCTGGGCTAGTGTAGAAGGGTCCGAGCCAGAAATTGAGGCAACTGCATCATTAATTGGTGCTGAAAATATGGCTATTAGTACTGATTACCCTCATTTCGACTCAAGTTTTCCGTTTGTAACTACAAATTTACTGAGCAACGTATCAAGGAAAACTGCACAAGACATTTTACTTGGAGGTGCAGGGCTCTATGGCTTCAATGATGACGACTTCAAGAAGGCAGATGCGTCTGCAGCAGAAATTAAATTGCCATCAGCAGCCAATTAA
- a CDS encoding NAD(P)-dependent oxidoreductase, with product MKIGFIGLGRMGKPMSINLVKAGYEVIVMSRSRLPIDELLSHGATEASNISDLTNNAKIICTCLPDEPASEEIYFGANGLLKHATHGQILVENSTIGPALARRIGTIAQKNQIGFLDAPISGGVPRATDGTLTIMAGGAKDSFEQALPILNSMGSTIHHVGAIGQGSVTKLTNQLLVGIHTLAACEAYLFGKSAGADPQQLFEVLGSSWGASNMLNRNAPMMISRNFGTLTPTRLLIKDLSLIEEVATELGISLPIGAKTRALFNAAHEKGLGDMDLSSLIQLFD from the coding sequence ATGAAAATTGGATTTATTGGGCTTGGGAGAATGGGCAAGCCGATGTCAATCAACCTAGTAAAAGCGGGTTACGAAGTTATTGTTATGTCACGCTCACGATTACCTATCGATGAATTACTTAGCCATGGTGCAACTGAAGCATCGAATATCTCCGACTTAACCAATAATGCAAAAATTATATGTACGTGCCTTCCTGATGAGCCGGCCTCTGAAGAAATTTATTTTGGAGCTAATGGGCTATTGAAACACGCGACACATGGGCAAATTCTTGTAGAGAACAGCACAATAGGCCCTGCACTCGCAAGGCGAATTGGAACTATCGCTCAGAAAAATCAAATAGGGTTTTTAGACGCACCTATCAGCGGAGGGGTTCCAAGGGCGACAGATGGGACATTAACTATTATGGCGGGTGGTGCCAAAGATTCTTTCGAGCAAGCCTTACCTATACTTAATTCTATGGGGTCGACCATCCACCATGTGGGAGCAATAGGCCAAGGCAGCGTAACTAAGTTAACAAATCAACTATTAGTGGGGATCCATACTTTGGCTGCTTGCGAAGCGTACCTATTTGGTAAATCGGCAGGCGCCGATCCTCAGCAATTATTTGAAGTCCTTGGAAGTTCATGGGGCGCTAGCAATATGCTCAACAGAAATGCACCTATGATGATATCGCGAAACTTCGGTACATTAACTCCTACTAGGCTTCTAATTAAAGACCTAAGTCTCATTGAGGAAGTCGCTACTGAACTAGGCATTTCTTTGCCAATCGGAGCGAAAACCAGAGCCCTTTTCAATGCAGCGCATGAAAAAGGATTGGGGGATATGGATCTTTCATCTTTGATCCAATTATTTGATTAA
- a CDS encoding alpha/beta hydrolase has protein sequence MRILFLILILMSIGLVACSQENASEVAPVQIEITPTPISTPTPASIFEENFTLKDCNFSIQTRRKYQCGYLQVPLDYGEPDGLKIDISIAIFYAENPTSKENPLAYLHGGPGSHSLETIPFIFNSVFSSLASTRDLVFFDQRGVGTSKPSLNCPEVIDDTISSLNIKQSIEDQQASFMSALRKCHDRLVEEGINFSHFNTLSSARDANSIRNALGYEVWDLLGVSYGTRLAQTIMREFPESIGKVVLDSSYGLEQDIYASVPQHADRAFRLLIDRCISDTECHENYPHLETKLYRAVSQLDEYPMPGNAVMIKADATSNNGFAAENIPTLMTGNRFVSVLFQSMYQSELIPWLPEVISNVSAGNVEAANILLSNDLSTMQYTSLGQYYSVQCPDEISFTNLAFLRESSRESEFFRKLFDSQDLYAKEHISICEFWDASSSAWKENQPVVSSIPSLILTGEFDPITPPSDGETVAGNLSNSSFVIIPGASHGVLFSSACALFIATEFLKSPVRPDRLDTECANGIGNIDWVTPLKKTGFQAYSDPISGIESIKPEGWDNQAPGFFSRTSLGLVGLAQQIVPGTTAEDLLPTLVESFGVAASNTDLGEIKTDLYSWGITEISSNGQITILATTTIGSSAAVVLASGLPSQRNDLIESILRPVTKYFRVQYK, from the coding sequence ATGCGAATTCTTTTTTTGATTCTTATACTAATGTCCATTGGCCTAGTAGCGTGTTCCCAAGAAAACGCATCCGAAGTGGCTCCAGTTCAAATTGAAATCACCCCTACGCCAATATCTACTCCTACTCCAGCAAGTATTTTTGAGGAAAATTTCACCCTTAAGGATTGTAATTTTTCAATACAAACGCGCCGAAAATACCAATGCGGGTACCTCCAGGTCCCTCTCGATTACGGTGAGCCTGACGGCCTTAAAATTGATATCTCCATAGCTATTTTCTACGCAGAAAATCCTACTTCAAAGGAGAACCCGCTTGCCTATTTGCATGGAGGACCAGGTTCACATTCATTAGAAACCATACCTTTCATCTTTAACTCAGTATTCTCTTCACTTGCTTCTACGAGAGATTTGGTGTTTTTTGACCAACGAGGAGTAGGTACTTCAAAACCATCATTAAATTGCCCTGAAGTAATAGATGACACCATTTCCTCGCTGAATATCAAGCAATCTATAGAAGATCAACAAGCTTCATTCATGAGCGCGTTGCGCAAATGCCACGATAGATTAGTTGAAGAAGGTATAAATTTTTCTCATTTCAATACTCTTTCGAGTGCACGTGATGCAAATAGCATAAGGAACGCATTGGGGTACGAAGTATGGGATCTATTAGGAGTTTCATACGGAACTAGGCTCGCACAGACAATAATGCGGGAGTTCCCTGAAAGTATCGGTAAAGTTGTATTAGATTCATCGTATGGTTTAGAGCAAGATATCTATGCGTCCGTTCCGCAGCATGCAGATAGGGCATTCAGACTACTGATAGACCGATGTATTTCTGATACGGAATGTCATGAAAATTACCCACACTTAGAAACGAAGCTGTATCGAGCAGTATCTCAGCTCGATGAATATCCCATGCCAGGCAATGCTGTGATGATTAAAGCTGATGCAACATCAAATAATGGGTTTGCTGCGGAGAACATACCCACCCTCATGACCGGGAATCGATTCGTATCGGTTCTATTTCAGAGCATGTATCAATCTGAGTTAATCCCCTGGCTTCCAGAGGTAATATCTAATGTTTCCGCTGGGAACGTTGAGGCTGCAAATATATTGCTCTCAAACGACCTTTCAACTATGCAATATACAAGTCTGGGACAATATTATTCTGTACAATGCCCTGATGAAATAAGCTTTACAAATTTAGCATTTTTAAGAGAAAGCTCGCGGGAAAGTGAATTTTTTAGGAAACTTTTTGACAGCCAAGACCTTTACGCCAAAGAGCACATAAGTATCTGTGAATTTTGGGATGCTTCTTCTTCCGCCTGGAAGGAAAACCAACCCGTAGTAAGCAGTATTCCTTCTTTAATCCTTACAGGAGAATTCGACCCAATTACACCGCCCTCTGACGGTGAAACAGTTGCTGGTAATTTGAGTAATTCGTCTTTTGTAATCATCCCAGGAGCAAGCCACGGGGTCCTTTTCTCCAGTGCCTGTGCCCTATTCATAGCTACAGAATTCTTAAAGAGTCCTGTTAGACCCGACAGGTTGGATACTGAATGTGCGAATGGCATCGGCAATATTGATTGGGTTACACCTCTGAAAAAAACAGGCTTTCAAGCATATAGTGACCCCATTTCAGGAATCGAAAGTATTAAGCCTGAAGGATGGGATAATCAAGCGCCAGGGTTTTTCTCTAGAACATCCTTAGGGCTTGTTGGCCTGGCTCAACAAATAGTACCGGGTACGACGGCAGAAGACTTGCTTCCTACGCTTGTTGAGTCCTTTGGGGTTGCAGCAAGTAACACTGATCTTGGGGAAATAAAAACAGATTTATATTCATGGGGTATTACTGAAATTTCCTCCAATGGGCAAATCACTATTCTTGCTACTACAACTATAGGTTCGAGCGCAGCCGTTGTGCTTGCATCAGGTCTTCCAAGCCAGCGAAATGACCTAATTGAAAGCATTTTAAGGCCAGTGACAAAATATTTTAGAGTTCAGTATAAATAG
- a CDS encoding ornithine cyclodeaminase family protein encodes MLFIDNEVVRRVLSIDEAINSQDDAFRGLIDGAAIHRPRIDMYVPTGRTEDYYRWGTMEGASKDLGVFAIRMKSDIVSWPEDENGNWTEDKHCVEPGTYCGLIMLFSTQNGEPLAIINDGELQHARVGAGGGLGVRYLAREDSKVVGMLGSGGMARTYLKAFCNERPIEKVRVYSPTKKNREAYAAEMMDSLNIEVEPVDDPEAAVRGADIVSTCTDSMRPVLKGEWLEPGMHITNLGGYELDETTFNRAKVVIRQGIGGAKLAEDPRIQYGRGHSPVAFVAGNEEEMNRLPSSQLRMEQIASSTYPTFTDLVSQTVEGRTSSEDITLYLNAGNQGLQFAAVGKVVYDKAKNLKLGHEIPTSLFLQDIRD; translated from the coding sequence ATGTTATTTATCGACAACGAAGTTGTAAGACGAGTCCTTTCGATTGATGAAGCAATTAACTCGCAGGACGATGCATTTAGAGGATTAATAGATGGAGCAGCAATTCATCGCCCTCGAATTGACATGTACGTACCAACAGGAAGAACCGAAGATTATTACCGATGGGGCACCATGGAAGGCGCTAGCAAAGACTTAGGGGTGTTTGCCATTAGGATGAAATCCGACATTGTTTCTTGGCCAGAAGATGAAAATGGCAATTGGACTGAGGACAAACATTGCGTAGAGCCTGGTACCTACTGTGGATTGATAATGCTTTTCAGTACACAAAATGGAGAGCCCTTAGCCATTATTAACGACGGGGAATTACAGCACGCCAGGGTAGGGGCAGGAGGCGGGCTTGGAGTAAGATATTTAGCCCGGGAAGATTCCAAGGTTGTAGGGATGCTTGGTTCAGGAGGAATGGCGAGGACATACCTCAAAGCTTTCTGTAACGAACGACCAATCGAAAAAGTAAGAGTTTATAGTCCTACAAAAAAGAACAGAGAAGCCTATGCAGCTGAAATGATGGACTCATTAAACATTGAAGTTGAGCCCGTAGACGACCCTGAAGCAGCGGTACGAGGAGCAGACATCGTGTCCACTTGTACAGATTCAATGAGGCCTGTCCTTAAAGGAGAATGGTTAGAACCAGGCATGCATATTACTAACTTAGGTGGGTATGAGTTGGATGAAACTACCTTTAATCGAGCTAAAGTTGTAATTCGCCAAGGAATTGGAGGTGCCAAACTAGCTGAAGATCCCCGTATTCAGTATGGACGAGGGCATAGTCCCGTCGCATTTGTCGCAGGAAACGAAGAGGAAATGAATCGCTTACCTTCATCTCAGTTGAGGATGGAACAAATTGCTTCTTCCACATATCCGACTTTTACTGATCTAGTTTCACAAACAGTAGAGGGAAGGACATCCAGTGAGGATATTACCCTTTACTTGAATGCAGGCAATCAAGGTCTGCAATTTGCGGCAGTTGGGAAAGTAGTTTACGACAAAGCGAAAAACCTAAAACTTGGCCATGAGATCCCGACATCCTTATTTTTACAAGATATAAGGGACTAG
- a CDS encoding cupin domain-containing protein, whose product MTTGQSQASYIRTPQFYDNWMEAQGIPIYRDYYIEDGRTIELGYWKERGHNGAFLQLAGQEGVSEARITEVPAGGTIKPFKMTLEDIVYVLSGRGVATVWKDGGEKHSFEWTDHAMFRIPGNYWVEYASMSGGEPARLLHYNNMPIAMSAAKDASIFFNTPLQPQEELVSSDEFYSDALAVDNDPSGRGQVRQYWVGNFFPDMRAWDRLVPFKGRGAGGTTVFVQYPGSELTAHMSVFPAKTYKKGHRHGPAYVIVIPAGEGFSVMWPEGKDKVYIPWHEGSIFVPPNRWFHQHFNVGEEPGRYLAFHPLPQFTGFMGENVDRSGDQFEYHQEAPEIRERFAAELAKRGLESEMPPECYTNPDYQFENEKS is encoded by the coding sequence ATGACTACAGGACAGTCACAAGCTAGCTATATTAGAACACCACAGTTTTATGATAATTGGATGGAAGCTCAGGGTATTCCAATTTACCGAGATTATTACATTGAAGATGGACGTACGATTGAACTTGGTTATTGGAAAGAACGTGGCCACAACGGTGCTTTTTTACAATTAGCCGGACAGGAAGGCGTATCTGAAGCTCGTATTACTGAAGTGCCTGCTGGTGGCACGATAAAGCCATTTAAAATGACTTTAGAGGACATTGTTTATGTTTTGAGCGGTAGAGGCGTTGCCACAGTTTGGAAAGACGGTGGCGAGAAGCACAGCTTTGAATGGACGGATCATGCGATGTTTCGCATACCCGGAAATTATTGGGTCGAATATGCGAGCATGTCTGGCGGCGAACCTGCGCGATTACTGCATTACAACAATATGCCTATTGCGATGTCAGCTGCCAAAGATGCAAGCATTTTTTTCAATACTCCCCTACAGCCACAGGAAGAACTTGTTTCTTCTGACGAATTTTATTCTGATGCCCTAGCGGTCGATAACGACCCTTCGGGCCGGGGGCAAGTTCGTCAATATTGGGTAGGAAACTTTTTCCCTGACATGCGTGCATGGGACCGATTGGTTCCATTTAAAGGCCGCGGTGCTGGTGGTACTACGGTCTTTGTGCAATACCCAGGTTCAGAGCTTACTGCACATATGTCAGTTTTCCCTGCAAAAACTTATAAAAAAGGACACAGGCATGGCCCAGCATACGTAATTGTTATTCCTGCTGGTGAAGGATTTTCGGTCATGTGGCCTGAAGGTAAAGACAAGGTTTATATCCCTTGGCACGAGGGTAGTATTTTCGTACCACCAAATCGATGGTTTCACCAACATTTTAATGTTGGTGAAGAGCCTGGGCGATACCTTGCATTTCACCCACTACCACAATTTACTGGGTTTATGGGCGAGAATGTTGATCGCTCGGGAGATCAATTTGAATACCACCAGGAGGCACCGGAAATCAGAGAAAGATTTGCCGCTGAACTAGCTAAGCGCGGGCTTGAAAGCGAAATGCCACCTGAATGCTACACCAACCCTGATTACCAGTTTGAAAACGAAAAGAGTTGA
- a CDS encoding permease, which yields MSTYLLAVLVLLASVFVLQRHGFSGIREGVITSALLLKTVGKMLILGMALSAMTQVILPEEIITKWMGNESGLTGILIGTVVGVLIPGGPYVVIPLAGSVFLSGAGVGPVAAFITAWNTIPITRTVMWEWPFLGGAFTWSRMIVNLPFPFVAGFLSPPIFNLIK from the coding sequence ATGAGTACCTATTTACTTGCTGTTTTAGTTCTTTTAGCTTCAGTATTTGTATTGCAAAGGCATGGATTTTCTGGGATTCGAGAAGGCGTTATAACAAGCGCATTACTGCTTAAGACAGTTGGCAAAATGCTGATCCTTGGTATGGCGCTTTCTGCAATGACCCAGGTAATCCTTCCTGAAGAAATAATTACGAAATGGATGGGGAACGAATCGGGACTTACAGGGATATTAATCGGGACGGTTGTCGGCGTATTGATACCAGGCGGTCCCTACGTGGTGATCCCGTTGGCAGGATCAGTTTTTTTGTCCGGTGCAGGAGTTGGTCCAGTAGCGGCTTTTATTACGGCTTGGAATACAATTCCAATTACAAGAACTGTAATGTGGGAATGGCCCTTTCTTGGCGGAGCTTTTACATGGAGTCGAATGATTGTTAACTTGCCATTTCCTTTTGTCGCGGGGTTTTTATCGCCACCAATATTCAACTTAATAAAATAA
- the tkt gene encoding transketolase has translation MAPQSKTTTIDNLSVNAIRFLSIDAVQKANSGHPGAPMGAAPMAYTLWDRYLKHNPTDPNWFNRDRFVLSAGHASMLLYSLLHLTGYDLSIDDIKDFRQWGSKTPGHPEYGLTPGAEMTTGPLGQGFAHGIGMAIAEKILAEHYNRPDCRVIDHYTYGIVSDGDLMEGVASEAASLAGTLGLGKLIYLYDDNDISIEGNTDITFTEDVSKRFQSYNWHVVGPINGMNIEEVDNAISQARKEDSRPSLIIATTTIGYGSPNKANTGGVHGAPLGEEEVALTRQNLDWEHLPFVVPDEVSAHMLEAVARGQNATSEWNELLVRYEALYPSEAGSLRLDIEGNVEEACFEKLDQLFNEEEKPLATREAGGRIMNHISQKLHSLVGGSADLAPSTNTLLSKHVEIGAAIEPHNMHFGVREHAMGSIAGGMALHGGMIPYTATFLIFSDYMRPPMRLAALMGQRVIYVFTHDSIALGEDGPTHQPVEQLIGLRAIPNMTVLRPADATETSYAWKAALLNRTGPTSIVLTRQGVPIIDRHKMPSAEAVLKGAYTLWEKSANPDVILIATGSEVQLALTAAMTVSEQGFSARVVSMPSWELFEQQGKDYQESVLPTSVTARISIEAACTLGWSKYIGPNGYSIGVDTFGASAPFKTLYEKYGLTVENIIQKIEHLLGRK, from the coding sequence ATGGCCCCTCAGTCTAAAACTACGACTATAGATAACCTTTCGGTTAATGCAATCAGATTTTTATCTATAGACGCTGTGCAAAAAGCAAACAGCGGCCATCCAGGAGCCCCTATGGGAGCGGCTCCTATGGCCTATACGCTATGGGATCGCTATTTGAAGCATAACCCCACTGACCCTAACTGGTTCAACCGAGATAGATTCGTACTGTCAGCAGGCCATGCGTCGATGTTGCTGTATTCATTGCTCCACTTAACAGGGTATGACTTATCCATCGACGATATTAAAGATTTCCGCCAATGGGGGAGTAAAACACCCGGGCACCCCGAATACGGCCTTACCCCAGGAGCAGAAATGACTACAGGGCCGCTTGGGCAAGGCTTTGCGCACGGAATTGGGATGGCTATTGCCGAGAAAATTTTGGCAGAGCATTATAACCGCCCTGACTGTCGTGTCATTGATCACTACACGTATGGAATTGTTTCTGATGGGGATTTGATGGAAGGAGTTGCTTCTGAGGCAGCATCTCTAGCGGGTACGCTTGGTTTAGGGAAATTAATTTACCTCTACGATGATAATGATATATCGATAGAAGGAAATACAGATATCACCTTCACTGAAGACGTGAGCAAACGATTTCAGTCCTATAATTGGCATGTTGTCGGCCCGATCAACGGAATGAATATTGAGGAAGTGGACAATGCTATTAGCCAGGCTCGCAAGGAAGATAGCCGTCCAAGTTTGATAATAGCGACAACAACTATCGGCTATGGCAGCCCTAACAAAGCAAATACTGGCGGAGTACATGGAGCTCCTTTAGGCGAGGAAGAAGTTGCTCTTACAAGGCAAAACTTAGACTGGGAGCATCTTCCGTTTGTGGTACCCGATGAAGTATCAGCACATATGCTTGAAGCCGTGGCAAGAGGGCAGAACGCTACCTCAGAATGGAATGAACTTTTAGTAAGGTATGAGGCTTTATATCCAAGTGAAGCAGGAAGCTTACGATTAGATATAGAAGGTAATGTTGAAGAAGCATGCTTTGAAAAATTGGATCAGTTATTTAATGAAGAAGAAAAGCCCTTAGCGACGAGAGAAGCTGGAGGGAGAATTATGAATCATATCTCCCAAAAATTGCATTCATTGGTAGGCGGTTCAGCTGACCTGGCTCCATCTACTAATACTTTGCTCAGTAAGCATGTTGAAATTGGAGCGGCAATCGAGCCTCACAACATGCATTTTGGCGTTCGAGAACACGCAATGGGTTCAATCGCAGGTGGAATGGCATTACACGGTGGAATGATTCCTTATACTGCCACGTTTCTTATCTTTTCAGATTACATGCGACCACCTATGAGACTTGCCGCACTAATGGGCCAAAGGGTTATATATGTGTTTACGCATGACTCAATTGCTTTAGGTGAAGATGGCCCTACCCATCAACCTGTTGAGCAGCTCATAGGATTAAGAGCAATTCCTAATATGACGGTTTTACGCCCAGCAGATGCCACTGAAACATCTTATGCTTGGAAAGCAGCATTGCTTAATAGAACTGGCCCAACTTCTATTGTATTGACACGGCAAGGTGTCCCGATCATTGACCGGCACAAGATGCCATCAGCAGAAGCTGTACTTAAGGGCGCCTATACGCTCTGGGAAAAGTCAGCTAACCCTGATGTGATATTAATTGCCACAGGCTCTGAAGTGCAATTAGCACTTACAGCTGCAATGACAGTTTCGGAGCAGGGTTTTTCAGCTCGTGTGGTATCGATGCCTTCATGGGAACTTTTTGAACAGCAGGGTAAAGACTACCAAGAGTCTGTTTTACCCACTTCAGTAACTGCACGTATATCTATTGAAGCAGCATGTACCTTGGGCTGGTCCAAGTATATTGGACCAAATGGCTATTCGATTGGAGTAGATACCTTCGGCGCATCTGCTCCGTTCAAAACCCTCTATGAAAAGTATGGGCTAACTGTAGAAAATATTATTCAAAAGATTGAGCACCTACTTGGACGGAAGTAA